Proteins from a genomic interval of Arachis hypogaea cultivar Tifrunner chromosome 10, arahy.Tifrunner.gnm2.J5K5, whole genome shotgun sequence:
- the LOC112715854 gene encoding brassinosteroid LRR receptor kinase: MKPTLYTRNTSLSVSVFVFLIGVLSVQVAVASSSPSSPPRDPTHQLLSFKATLPNPSLLSNWLPNTNPCSFTGITCTTTAGAGASVTSIDLSSVPLTTNLTAVATFLLPLDHLQVLSLKSANLTGPIPSPSNSCSSSLTTIDLSQNAISGSLNDMSFLSSCNALQSLNLSNNLLEFPANGSPKWTLRTGNFLKVVDLSYNKLTGPNVLPWILSTGCTGLRTLNLKSNKLTGVTDFSSCRSLQHLDLSSNNFSVAIPSLGDCSSLQHLDLSANKYFGDITRVVSSCTELVYLNVSGNQFSGPVPSLPTGSLQFLYLSGNHFTGQIPVAMAEGLCSTLVELDLSSNNLTGPVPHEFTLCSSLISFDISANRFTGELPIEIFVKMEGLKELSVGFNQFEGLLPESLTEMVSLESLDLSSNNFYGTIPKWLCQDPRNRLKELFLQNNHFTGSIPSTLSNCSNLVGLDLSFNYLNGSIPSTLGSLSNLRDLIIWLNQLTGEIPQELGNIKTLQNLILDFNELTGSIPAGLSNCTQLNWISLSNNMLTGEIPSWIGKLSNLAILKLSNNSFSGSIPPELGDCHSLIWLDLNTNKLTGAIPPELFKQSGKIAVNFISGKTYVYIKNDGSKECHGAGNLLEFAGISQKQLNRISTKNPCNFTRVYGGKLQPTFNHNGSMIFLDISHNMLSGTIPKEIGVMYYLYILNLGHNNISGSIPQELGSMKNLNILDLSHNRLQGSIPQSLTSLSLLTEIDFSNNFLAGLIPESGQFDTFPATRFQNNSGLCGVPLPPCTADSGLGGAQNQKSNNKKQASLAGSVAMGLLFSLFCIFGLMIIAIEARKRRKKKEAALEAYVEGNSHSGTANGGWKLTSAREALSINLATFEKPLRKLTFGDLLEATNGFHNDSLIGSGGFGDVYKAQLKDGSLVAIKKLIHVSGQGDREFTAEMETIGKIKHRNLVPLLGYCKVGEERLLVYDYMKYGSLEDVLHDQKKAGIKLNWAVRRKIAIGAARGLAFLHHNCIPHIIHRDMKSSNVLLDENLEARVSDFGMARLMSAMDTHLSVSTLAGTPGYVPPEYYQSFRCSTKGDVYSYGVVLLELLTGKRPTDSADFGDNNLVGWVKQHAKLKISDVFDPELMKEEPSLEIELLQHLKVACACLDDRPWRRPTMIQVMAMFKEIQAGSGVDSQSTIVTDDESFSTIEMVEMSIKEAP, encoded by the coding sequence ATGAAACCTACACTCTACACTCGCAACAcctctctctctgtctctgtctTTGTTTTCCTCATCGGAGTGCTTTCCGTACAAGTGGCAGTGGCATCGTCTTCACCCTCTTCTCCTCCGCGAGACCCAACTCATCAACTCCTCAGCTTCAAAGCCACTCTCCCAAACCCTTCCCTCCTTTCCAACTGGCTCCCCAACACCAACCCCTGTTCCTTCACCGGCATCACCTGCACCACTACCGCCGGCGCCGGCGCCTCAGTGACAAGCATAGACCTATCCTCCGTCCCACTCACCACCAACCTCACCGCCGTGGCAACCTTCCTCCTGCCACTGGACCACCTGCAGGTGCTGTCCCTGAAATCCGCCAACCTTACTGGCCCCATTCCCTCCCCTTCAAACTCGTGCTCCTCCTCCCTAACCACCATAGATCTCTCTCAAAACGCAATCTCAGGGTCCCTAAACGACATGTCGTTCCTGTCGTCGTGCAACGCGCTCCAATCCCTGAACCTCTCCAACAACCTCCTCGAGTTCCCCGCTAACGGTTCTCCCAAATGGACACTCCGAACCGGTAACTTCCTCAAAGTAGTAGACCTCTCCTATAACAAACTCACCGGCCCCAACGTCCTCCCTTGGATCCTCTCCACTGGCTGTACAGGTCTCCGCACGCTCAACCTCAAGTCCAACAAGCTCACCGGGGTAACCGACTTCTCCAGTTGCCGGAGCCTCCAGCATTTAGACCTCTCCTCCAACAACTTCTCCGTCGCCATTCCCTCCCTCGGCGATTGCTCCTCCCTCCAACACCTCGACCTCTCTGCCAACAAGTACTTCGGCGACATTACACGTGTCGTCTCCTCCTGCACCGAACTTGTTTATCTCAACGTCTCCGGTAACCAGTTCTCCGGCCCTGTTCCCTCACTCCCCACCGGTTCGCTCCAGTTTCTTTACCTCTCCGGCAATCACTTTACCGGTCAGATTCCGGTCGCCATGGCGGAAGGTCTCTGCTCTACGCTTGTTGAACTCGATCTCTCGTCCAATAACCTCACGGGTCCAGTTCCCCACGAGTTCACGTTGTGTTCGTCTCTCATCTCGTTCGATATATCGGCTAACAGATTTACCGGTGAGTTACCGATTGAGATTTTTGTGAAAATGGAGGGGTTGAAGGAGCTTTCTGTTGGGTTCAACCAGTTCGAAGGGTTGCTCCCAGAGTCATTGACGGAGATGGTGAGTTTAGAATCCTTAGATCTGAGTTCGAACAATTTCTATGGTACAATCCCAAAGTGGCTATGTCAAGATCCTAGGAATCGTTTGAAGGAACTGTTCCTACAGAATAATCACTTCACGGGTTCTATTCCGTCCACTCTCAGCAACTGTTCTAACCTAGTGGGATTGGATTTGAGCTTCAACTACCTGAATGGAAGTATCCCTTCCACTTTGGGGTCACTCTCCAACCTCCGAGACTTGATCATATGGCTGAACCAGCTGACTGGTGAGATTCCGCAGGAGCTGGGTAACATAAAGACGCTACAGAATTTGATCCTGGACTTCAATGAGCTAACAGGAAGTATCCCTGCCGGTTTAAGCAACTGCACGCAGTTGAATTGGATTTCCCTTTCAAACAACATGCTCACGGGGGAGATCCCTTCCTGGATTGGAAAGCTTTCGAATTTGGCGATCTTGAAGCTTAGCAACAACTCATTCTCCGGCAGCATTCCGCCAGAGCTGGGCGACTGCCACAGCCTGATTTGGTTGGATCTCAACACCAATAAGCTGACCGGAGCAATCCCGCCCGAGCTTTTCAAGCAGTCGGGGAAGATTGCGGTAAATTTCATCAGTGGGAAGACTTATGTTTACATAAAGAATGATGGGAGCAAGGAGTGCCATGGCGCCGGGAACTTGCTGGAGTTTGCGGGGATCAGCCAGAAGCAGCTCAACAGGATTTCAACAAAGAACCCCTGCAACTTCACCAGGGTCTATGGAGGTAAGCTTCAGCCAACGTTTAACCATAATGGTTCCATGATCTTCTTGGACATTTCTCACAACATGTTGTCTGGTACGATTCCTAAGGAGATTGGTGTAATGTACTATCTCTACATTCTCAATTTGGGGCATAATAACATTTCTGGTAGCATTCCTCAAGAGCTTGGCAGCATGAAGAACCTCAACATTCTTGATCTCTCCCACAATAGGCTCCAAGGCTCCATTCCACAGAGCTTGACTAGTCTCTCCCTGTTAACAGAGATTGATTTTTCTAACAACTTCTTGGCCGGGTTGATTCCCGAGTCCGGTCAATTCGACACCTTTCCGGCGACAAGATTCCAGAACAATTCTGGTCTCTGTGGAGTGCCTCTTCCTCCCTGCACTGCCGACTCAGGTCTCGGTGGTGCTCAGAATCAGAAGTCTAATAACAAGAAGCAGGCGTCTCTTGCAGGGAGTGTGGCCATGGGCTTGCTATTCTCCCTCTTCTGCATATTTGGTCTGATGATTATCGCCATTGAGGctaggaagaggaggaagaaaaaggaagCGGCGCTCGAGGCCTATGTGGAAGGAAATTCGCATTCCGGCACTGCCAATGGTGGCTGGAAATTGACAAGTGCCCGGGAAGCTCTGAGTATAAACCTCGCCACATTCGAGAAGCCTCTAAGGAAGCTTACATTTGGAGATCTTCTGGAAGCCACCAATGGGTTCCACAATGATAGTCTTATTGGCTCTGGAGGGTTTGGTGATGTGTATAAGGCTCAGTTGAAGGATGGAAGCCTTGTTGCCATCAAGAAACTGATTCATGTAAGTGGACAAGGAGATAGAGAATTCACTGCTGAAATGGAAACCATTGGGAAAATCAAGCACAGGAACCTTGTTCCTCTTCTTGGATACTGCAAGGTTGGGGAAGAAAGGCTCTTGGTATATGACTACATGAAATATGGAAGCCTTGAAGATGTTCTGCACGATCAGAAGAAAGCCGGCATCAAGTTGAATTGGGCAGTGAGGAGAAAAATCGCAATTGGCGCGGCTAGGGGATTGGCTTTCCTTCACCACAATTGCATCCCTCACATCATTCATAGAGACATGAAGTCGAGCAATGTGTTGCTAGATGAGAATCTCGAAGCAAGAGTCTCCGATTTCGGAATGGCAAGACTAATGAGTGCAATGGATACACATTTGAGTGTTAGCACACTGGCAGGAACACCGGGTTATGTGCCTCCAGAGTACTATCAAAGCTTTAGATGCTCAACTAAAGGTGATGTCTATAGTTATGGCGTGGTTTTGTTGGAGCTTCTAACAGGGAAAAGGCCAACAGATTCAGCTGATTTTGGTGATAATAATCTTGTGGGGTGGGTGAAACAGCATGCAAAGTTGAAGATAAGCGATGTTTTTGACCCTGAGTTGATGAAGGAAGAGCCAAGCCTAGAGATTGAGCTTCTTCAGCACTTGAAGGTTGCATGTGCTTGTTTGGATGATAGGCCTTGGAGAAGACCAACAATGATTCAGGTCATGGCCATGTTCAAGGAGATTCAAGCAGGTTCAGGGGTTGATTCACAATCCACAATAGTCACAGATGATGAAAGTTTCAGTACAATTGAAATGGTAGAAATGAGCATTAAAGAAGCACCATGA
- the LOC112715855 gene encoding UDP-rhamnose/UDP-galactose transporter 4: protein MSSASKGDRKATLDAASWLFNVVTSVGIILVNKALMATYGFSFATTLTGLHFVTTTLLTTILKSLGYIQSAHLQSSDIIKFVLFANFSIVGMNVSLMWNSVGFYQIAKLSMIPVSCFLEVVFDNVRYSRDTKLSILLVLLGVAVCTVTDVSVNAKGFIAAVVGVWSTALQQYYVHYLQRKYSIGSFNLLGQTAPAQAASLLLVGPFLDYWLTNKRVDAYGYSLTSILFIILSCSIAVGTNLSQFICIGRFTAVSFQVLGHMKTILVLILGFIFFGKEGLNLQVILGMVIAIAGMIWYGNASSKPGGKERRSFSLPKTQDYSSLPVSSEPDEKV, encoded by the exons ATGTCTTCTGCAAGCAAGGGCGACAGGAAGGCTACCCTTGATGCAGCATCATGGTTGTTCAATGTAGTCACATCTGTAGGAATAATCCTTGTGAATAAAGCATTGATGGCTACTTATGGTTTCAGTTTTG CTACAACTTTGACTGGTCTGCATTTTGTCACAACAACTTTGTTGACTACCATTCTTAAATCACTTGGATATATCCAAAGCGCTCATCTTCAATCATCTGATATCATCAAATTTGTTTTATTTGCAAATTTCTCCATTGTTGGAATGAATGTGAGTTTAATGTGGAACTCTGTTGGTTTCTATCAG ATTGCCAAGCTGAGTATGATCCCAGTATCTTGTTTCCTGGAAGTTGTTTTTGACAATGTGAGATATTCAAGAGACACAAAGCTTAGTATTCTTTTGGTTCTGCTTGGTGTTGCTGTTTGTACAGTAACCGATGTCAGCGTCAATGCTAAGGGTTTCATAGCTGCTGTAGTAGGAGTTTGGAGCACAGCACTGCAGCAATAT TATGTACATTACCTTCAAAGAAAGTATTCTATTGGATCATTTAACTTGTTGGGCCAGACTGCACCAGCACAGGCAGCTAGTTTACTGCTAGTAGGCCCCTTTCTGGACTATTGGTTGACAAACAAACGAGTTGATGCCTATGGCTATAGTTTGACATCCATT TTGTTCATCATTTTGTCTTGCTCTATCGCGGTAGGGACAAACCTCAGCCAGTTCATATGCATTGGTAGGTTTACAGCTGTATCATTCCAAGTCCTCGGCCATATGAAGACAATTCTGGTCCTGATCTTAGGATTCATCTTCTTTGGAAAAGAAGGTCTCAATCTACAAGTAATTCTAGGTATGGTCATTGCAATAGCGGGAATGATCTGGTATGGCAATGCTTCTTCTAAGCCAGGGGGGAAGGAGCGCCGTAGCTTTTCCCTTCCTAAAACTCAAGATTATAGTTCACTACCTGTATCCTCTGAACCAGATGAGAAGGTATAG